A window of Phyllobacterium sp. T1293 contains these coding sequences:
- the ilvD gene encoding dihydroxy-acid dehydratase, which produces MAANERSKHITQGVARSPNRAMYYALGYEKADFDKPMIGIANGHSTITPCNAGLQPLADAAVAAVKAAGGNPQIFGTPTISDGMAMGTEGMKYSLISREVIADCIETCVNGQWMDGVLVLGGCDKNMPGGMIAIARTNVPAIYVYGGTIKPGKWKGKDLSIVSSFEAVGSFMAGKMSQEDFEGIERHACPSTGSCGGMYTANTMSSSFEALGMSLMSSSTMANPDGEKVDSTAESARVLVEAVRRGIRPRDIITRKSIENAVSLIMATGGSTNGVLHFLAIAHAAEVEWTLDDFERVRRKVPVICNLRPSGQYMAVDLHQVGGIPQVLKILLNAGLLHGDCLTITGRTIAEELAHVPDAPPADQNIIRTIDKALYKEGHLAILRGNLATEGAVAKITGLKNPVIQGPARVFDDEQSAMDAILSDKIRPGDVVVLRYLGPKGGPGMPEMLAPTSAIIGRGLGESVGLITDGRFSGGTWGMVVGHVTPEAFEGGAIALIKEGDMITIDAHKQLLQLEVSDAELAERRKTWQQPAPRYTRGVLAKFAKLTKSASEGAVTG; this is translated from the coding sequence ATGGCAGCCAATGAACGGTCGAAACATATCACACAGGGCGTAGCGCGCTCGCCCAACCGCGCCATGTATTATGCGCTGGGTTATGAGAAGGCGGATTTTGACAAGCCGATGATCGGCATTGCCAACGGCCATTCGACCATCACGCCATGCAATGCCGGATTGCAGCCATTGGCTGATGCGGCGGTTGCTGCGGTTAAGGCAGCGGGCGGCAATCCGCAAATCTTTGGCACGCCAACCATTTCCGATGGCATGGCGATGGGCACGGAAGGCATGAAATATTCGCTGATTTCCCGTGAGGTCATCGCCGATTGCATCGAAACCTGCGTCAACGGTCAGTGGATGGATGGTGTTCTGGTGCTTGGCGGCTGCGACAAGAATATGCCGGGTGGTATGATCGCCATTGCCCGCACCAATGTTCCCGCAATCTATGTTTATGGCGGCACGATCAAGCCGGGTAAATGGAAGGGCAAAGACCTTTCCATCGTTTCATCCTTTGAAGCGGTCGGGTCTTTCATGGCTGGAAAAATGAGTCAGGAAGATTTTGAAGGCATTGAGCGGCATGCCTGTCCATCCACCGGCTCCTGCGGCGGCATGTATACGGCCAATACGATGAGTTCCTCGTTCGAGGCGTTGGGTATGTCCCTGATGTCGTCATCGACCATGGCCAATCCGGATGGCGAAAAAGTTGACAGCACCGCGGAGTCCGCCCGCGTTCTGGTGGAGGCGGTGCGCCGGGGTATCCGTCCGCGCGATATCATCACCCGCAAATCCATCGAAAACGCCGTGTCGCTGATCATGGCGACGGGCGGATCGACCAATGGCGTTCTGCATTTCCTCGCCATTGCCCATGCGGCTGAGGTCGAATGGACGCTGGATGATTTCGAACGCGTCCGCCGCAAGGTGCCGGTTATCTGCAATCTTCGGCCATCAGGCCAATATATGGCTGTTGATCTGCATCAGGTTGGCGGCATTCCGCAGGTTTTGAAAATTCTGCTCAATGCCGGACTGTTGCATGGCGATTGCCTGACAATCACAGGCCGCACCATCGCCGAGGAACTGGCTCACGTTCCAGATGCACCACCTGCTGATCAGAATATCATCCGGACCATCGACAAGGCGCTCTATAAGGAAGGGCATCTGGCGATCCTTAGGGGTAATCTGGCAACAGAGGGTGCTGTCGCCAAGATTACCGGTCTGAAGAACCCTGTTATTCAGGGCCCGGCACGGGTGTTTGATGACGAGCAATCGGCGATGGATGCCATTCTGTCGGACAAGATCAGGCCCGGTGATGTGGTCGTTTTGCGCTATCTCGGGCCGAAGGGTGGTCCCGGAATGCCTGAGATGCTGGCTCCGACATCGGCGATTATCGGGCGTGGTCTTGGTGAGAGCGTCGGGCTGATCACTGATGGCCGGTTTTCCGGCGGCACCTGGGGCATGGTCGTCGGCCACGTTACACCGGAGGCCTTCGAGGGTGGTGCGATAGCGCTGATCAAGGAAGGCGATATGATCACCATTGATGCGCACAAGCAGCTTCTGCAACTCGAAGTGAGCGATGCGGAACTCGCCGAGCGCCGCAAGACTTGGCAGCAGCCCGCGCCCCGCTACACGCGCGGCGTTCTGGCAAAATTTGCCAAACTCACCAAATCCGCCAGCGAAGGTGCTGTCACGGGTTAG
- a CDS encoding glutathione S-transferase family protein: MPALVNGQWIKGDVAASEMKDGAFHREPTRFRNWITPDGVLDKEGTPTFKAEAGRYQLFVSYLCPWASRTLIFRHLKGLENIIGIAVAEPALGENGWTYTNLVDAGSKAPPIHYLHQLYTAGLPTYTGKVSVPVLWDRQEGQIVNNESADIIRILNSAFDGLTGDRRDFYPERLQPEIERWNALIYDDINNGVYRAGFAKTQESYDEAVRDVFAALDRVEAHLADHRYLAGQYLTEADWRLFVTLVRFDAAYNGVFKCNIRRLEDYHQLSNYLRELYQFENVRETVKIDHIKTGYYSIASVNPTGIVPAGPMIDFDRPHDRERLTGKGIVLR, from the coding sequence ATGCCAGCCCTCGTGAATGGACAGTGGATCAAAGGTGACGTTGCCGCCAGTGAGATGAAGGATGGGGCATTCCATCGCGAGCCGACCCGGTTCCGCAACTGGATTACGCCAGATGGCGTGCTCGACAAAGAGGGCACTCCCACATTCAAGGCAGAGGCCGGTCGTTATCAGCTTTTTGTGTCCTACCTCTGCCCCTGGGCATCCCGCACGCTGATCTTTCGCCACCTCAAGGGGCTGGAAAACATCATCGGCATTGCCGTGGCTGAGCCTGCCCTCGGGGAAAATGGCTGGACATACACCAATCTTGTCGATGCGGGGTCAAAGGCACCGCCGATCCATTACCTGCACCAACTCTATACGGCTGGCCTGCCCACTTACACAGGCAAGGTTTCTGTTCCAGTGCTTTGGGATCGTCAGGAGGGGCAGATCGTCAACAATGAGTCGGCTGATATCATCCGTATCCTGAATTCCGCATTCGATGGGCTGACCGGTGATCGCAGGGATTTCTATCCGGAGAGGCTGCAGCCGGAGATCGAACGGTGGAACGCGCTTATCTATGACGATATCAACAATGGCGTTTACCGTGCCGGGTTTGCCAAGACACAAGAAAGCTACGACGAAGCGGTGAGGGATGTCTTTGCCGCGCTTGATCGTGTGGAAGCACATCTCGCCGATCATCGCTATCTGGCAGGGCAATATTTAACCGAGGCGGATTGGCGTCTGTTTGTGACACTGGTCCGGTTTGATGCTGCTTATAATGGCGTCTTTAAATGCAACATCCGTAGGTTGGAAGATTATCACCAATTATCCAATTATCTGCGCGAACTCTATCAGTTTGAAAATGTCCGCGAGACAGTGAAGATCGATCACATCAAGACAGGCTATTATTCCATCGCCTCGGTCAATCCGACCGGCATCGTCCCGGCTGGGCCAATGATCGACTTTGATCGGCCGCATGACCGGGAGCGCCTGACCGGCAAAGGCATCGTCCTGCGCTAA
- a CDS encoding lytic murein transglycosylase, translating into MKSVLGAVIAILLYATAGFAASKPEIEAQFRMWLANDLWPEAKAQGISKAVFDQAFSGVTLNFDLPDLVMPGEKPQTPKEQKQSEFGSPGKYFNDKTVGAVTSGGTARAGQYAQILKAVENKYGVPGPIVLAIWGRESGYGSVKIPNNAFTVLGTKAFLATRKDMFRKELIAALQIVEKGYIGVGAMKSSWAGALGQPQFMPTSYLQHAVDFDGDGKRDIWNSVPDTLGSIGHYLAQYGWQRGRDWGYEVNVPQTVSCALEGPDQGKPFAAWSKLGITRVNGKSFPSSETNREGFLLMPAGRHGPAFVVTKNFYVIKEYNMSDLYALFIGHVGDRIANGARGFSVGWGDVGGLYRSDIASLQKALEKKGYDAGGADGFPGFKTRRSIGDWQAKQGLPATCFPDKDLVKAIR; encoded by the coding sequence ATGAAATCAGTCCTTGGGGCGGTGATAGCCATCCTTCTCTATGCAACAGCGGGTTTTGCCGCTTCCAAGCCTGAAATCGAAGCGCAATTCCGGATGTGGCTTGCCAATGATCTATGGCCGGAAGCCAAGGCGCAAGGGATATCCAAAGCGGTCTTCGATCAGGCCTTTTCGGGCGTCACACTCAATTTCGATCTGCCCGATCTGGTCATGCCCGGTGAAAAGCCGCAGACGCCGAAGGAACAGAAGCAATCGGAATTCGGTTCGCCCGGTAAATATTTCAATGACAAGACGGTTGGTGCGGTCACGTCAGGCGGTACGGCAAGAGCCGGGCAATATGCGCAAATCCTCAAAGCCGTTGAAAACAAATATGGCGTGCCGGGTCCCATTGTTCTGGCGATCTGGGGTCGCGAAAGCGGCTATGGCAGCGTCAAGATTCCCAATAATGCCTTTACCGTGCTCGGGACAAAGGCTTTTTTGGCCACGCGCAAGGACATGTTCCGCAAGGAATTGATCGCAGCACTGCAGATTGTCGAAAAAGGTTATATTGGCGTCGGCGCCATGAAGAGTTCATGGGCTGGCGCGCTCGGGCAACCGCAATTCATGCCGACGTCCTATCTCCAGCATGCGGTGGATTTTGACGGGGACGGCAAGCGCGACATCTGGAATTCGGTTCCCGACACACTTGGTTCCATCGGCCATTATCTGGCACAGTATGGCTGGCAGCGTGGGCGGGACTGGGGCTATGAAGTCAATGTTCCGCAAACTGTCAGCTGCGCGCTGGAAGGACCGGATCAGGGCAAGCCTTTCGCCGCTTGGTCCAAGCTCGGCATTACCCGCGTCAACGGCAAGTCGTTTCCGTCAAGCGAAACAAATCGCGAAGGCTTTCTGCTGATGCCTGCGGGAAGGCATGGACCGGCTTTTGTCGTAACCAAGAATTTCTATGTCATCAAAGAATACAATATGAGCGATCTTTATGCGCTCTTCATCGGCCATGTGGGTGATCGCATAGCAAATGGCGCCAGGGGCTTCTCGGTTGGCTGGGGTGATGTGGGCGGGCTTTACCGTTCGGATATTGCCAGCCTGCAGAAAGCGCTGGAGAAAAAGGGCTATGATGCCGGTGGCGCCGACGGTTTCCCGGGCTTCAAGACAAGACGCTCCATTGGTGATTGGCAGGCGAAGCAGGGGCTGCCCGCGACCTGCTTTCCGGATAAGGATCTGGTCAAGGCAATTCGCTGA
- a CDS encoding YbaB/EbfC family nucleoid-associated protein: MRDIMGMMKQAKEMQGKMAAMQEEIAALEAEGHSGGGLVTVKLSGKGALTSLKIDPSLFKEDDVEILEDLIIAAHNEAKAKVEAVMAEKTQALTAGLPIPPGFKLPF, from the coding sequence ATGCGTGACATTATGGGCATGATGAAACAGGCCAAGGAAATGCAGGGCAAGATGGCCGCCATGCAGGAAGAAATCGCAGCGCTTGAAGCCGAAGGACATTCGGGCGGCGGTCTCGTCACGGTGAAGCTGTCAGGCAAGGGGGCGTTGACCTCGCTCAAAATCGATCCGTCCCTATTCAAGGAAGATGATGTCGAGATTCTTGAGGACCTGATTATCGCTGCCCATAATGAGGCGAAGGCGAAGGTCGAGGCTGTTATGGCGGAGAAGACTCAGGCGCTCACTGCTGGCCTGCCTATCCCGCCCGGATTCAAGCTGCCGTTCTGA
- the recR gene encoding recombination mediator RecR, producing MSKRIAGPEIERLIQLLAKVPGLGPRSARRAALHLIKKKEALLIPLGSAMQDAAEKVRICSTCGNVDTSDPCMICTDPRRERATLIVVEDVSDLWALERAGSMNVRYHVLGGRLSPLDGVGPDDLNIASLVSRVAEGEIKEVILAVNATVEGQTTAHYITDQLADFDVRITRLAHGVPVGGELDYLDEGTLTAALRARTTL from the coding sequence ATGTCGAAACGAATCGCCGGTCCTGAAATTGAACGCCTGATCCAGCTTCTGGCCAAAGTGCCGGGGCTTGGACCGCGTTCGGCACGCCGGGCGGCGCTGCATCTGATCAAGAAAAAAGAAGCACTGCTTATCCCGCTCGGTTCCGCCATGCAGGATGCGGCGGAAAAGGTGCGTATCTGTTCCACATGCGGCAATGTCGATACGTCTGATCCTTGCATGATCTGCACCGATCCGCGCCGGGAACGGGCTACGCTGATCGTGGTTGAGGATGTTTCCGATCTTTGGGCGCTTGAACGCGCCGGTTCCATGAATGTCCGCTACCATGTGCTTGGCGGCCGCCTGTCGCCGCTGGATGGTGTCGGCCCTGATGATCTCAACATTGCAAGCCTCGTCAGCCGTGTGGCGGAAGGCGAGATCAAAGAGGTTATTCTCGCCGTCAATGCGACGGTGGAGGGGCAGACAACAGCCCATTATATCACCGACCAGCTTGCCGACTTTGATGTGCGCATCACGCGGCTTGCCCATGGGGTGCCCGTCGGCGGCGAACTGGATTATCTGGATGAGGGCACGCTGACGGCGGCCCTGCGCGCACGGACGACGTTATAG
- a CDS encoding MaoC family dehydratase — MSDFAPTVGVSSTQPKNMPADHAALPVWNAENWFYEDWPVGQKIRSLRRTISESDSHLFNTLVTDIHPYVQDQMFAESEGIFGRRLVAGAFVFSAGLGLVATNCVNAFSYGYDKLRFIKPVFLNDTIYTIRTNLDKRPRYKELGLIRASYEVFKNEGELVLYCEHLQTVKYQNPADFIGKTEK, encoded by the coding sequence GTGAGTGATTTTGCGCCCACAGTCGGCGTGTCCTCGACACAGCCAAAGAACATGCCAGCCGACCATGCGGCACTGCCGGTCTGGAATGCCGAAAACTGGTTCTATGAGGATTGGCCCGTTGGGCAAAAAATCCGCTCGCTGCGCCGGACGATTTCCGAAAGCGACAGCCATCTCTTCAATACACTGGTCACTGACATCCACCCCTATGTGCAGGACCAGATGTTTGCGGAAAGCGAGGGCATTTTCGGCAGGCGGCTCGTTGCCGGGGCCTTTGTCTTTTCCGCTGGTCTCGGACTCGTCGCAACCAATTGCGTCAATGCTTTTTCCTATGGCTATGACAAGCTGCGGTTCATTAAGCCGGTCTTTCTGAATGACACGATTTATACAATCCGCACCAATCTGGACAAGCGCCCGCGCTACAAGGAATTGGGCCTGATCCGCGCGAGCTACGAGGTGTTCAAGAACGAGGGCGAACTCGTTCTCTACTGTGAGCATCTGCAAACGGTGAAATACCAGAACCCCGCCGATTTTATTGGAAAGACCGAGAAATAA
- a CDS encoding CaiB/BaiF CoA transferase family protein has translation MTTDNADLPLTGLLVVDMSQFLSGPYASLRLMDLGARVIKIERPDGGDLSRRLYLSDTEIGGDSTIFHAINRAKESLAIDLKSESDLASLRTLLGKADVLIQNFRPGVIKRLGLDYEAVKAINPRLVYAGISGYGEEGPWVGRPGQDLLAQSRSGLMWLNGDESQGPVPFGLAVADMLAGAATVQGILAALVRRGISGTGSHIETSLLESLIDFQFEVLTTHLNDGRRLPKRSDFRSAHAYLSAPYGVYPTKDNYLALAMTPLPKLADLLGLDELAPYRDTPASWFTARDEIKRIIADKLASEDTDHWLAILEPADIWCAKVLNWEELMASEGFKVLDMLQTVEREDDVSILTTRSPIRVNGKRAKSDRAAPRIGEHSEAIRREFGL, from the coding sequence ATGACCACGGATAATGCTGATCTGCCGCTTACCGGCCTGCTCGTCGTTGATATGAGCCAGTTCCTGTCAGGGCCCTATGCGTCGCTGCGCCTGATGGATCTGGGCGCGCGGGTTATCAAGATCGAGCGACCCGATGGGGGCGATCTTTCCCGCAGGCTTTATCTGAGCGATACGGAAATCGGCGGCGACTCGACCATTTTCCACGCGATCAATCGCGCCAAGGAAAGTCTGGCGATCGATCTGAAAAGCGAAAGCGATCTCGCCTCATTACGGACACTTCTCGGGAAAGCTGATGTTCTCATTCAGAACTTCCGTCCCGGTGTCATCAAGCGTCTGGGCCTCGATTATGAAGCTGTTAAGGCGATCAACCCGCGTCTCGTCTATGCCGGTATTAGCGGCTATGGCGAGGAGGGTCCGTGGGTCGGGCGTCCGGGTCAGGATTTGCTGGCGCAATCACGATCAGGCCTGATGTGGCTGAATGGCGATGAAAGTCAGGGGCCAGTACCTTTCGGGCTTGCTGTGGCCGATATGCTGGCGGGTGCGGCAACGGTTCAGGGTATTCTGGCTGCGCTGGTAAGACGTGGCATCAGCGGCACCGGCAGTCATATTGAAACAAGCCTGCTCGAGTCTCTCATTGATTTCCAGTTTGAAGTGTTGACCACGCATCTCAATGATGGCCGCCGTCTGCCCAAGCGCTCGGATTTCCGTAGCGCCCATGCCTATCTCTCGGCACCTTATGGCGTCTATCCGACCAAGGACAATTACCTTGCCCTTGCCATGACACCCCTGCCGAAACTTGCTGACCTTCTGGGACTGGATGAACTCGCGCCTTATCGCGATACACCCGCCAGCTGGTTTACCGCCCGTGATGAAATCAAGCGGATCATCGCCGACAAACTTGCAAGTGAGGATACGGATCACTGGCTTGCTATACTTGAGCCCGCCGATATCTGGTGCGCGAAAGTACTGAACTGGGAAGAACTGATGGCGAGTGAGGGTTTCAAGGTTCTCGACATGCTGCAGACTGTCGAACGGGAGGACGATGTCTCCATTCTCACCACGCGCTCGCCCATCCGGGTCAACGGCAAACGGGCAAAGTCCGACCGGGCAGCGCCGCGGATCGGCGAACATAGCGAGGCGATCCGCAGGGAGTTCGGCCTGTGA
- a CDS encoding ABC transporter substrate-binding protein, translating to MTWSHPRGYDPMVACSRLWFEKTGVAIEWDKRSLQDFESFPVEELARSYDLIVIDHPHVGQITAEHCLAPLDVPGREIERDGLSKGSVGQSYPSYHWQGHQWAFPVDTATQVCAWRPDLLKQSPKTWDEMLVLAREGRVLLPLRPPHSLMTFYTLCGNLGTPCATASGELINREHGMRVLEMMREISALVDPARFEMDPIAVLERMAESGSQIACAPLIYGYVNYAIKGFRPNLVAFADIPAAGENGPIGSALGGTGITVSAFSAHRAKAIDFAYWIASGDIQRGLYAEAGGQPGHADAWEDEAVNAATSDFYVATRMTLEAAWVRPRHNGYMAFQQSASDRINQGLQSWQNTGSVIDDLNAQFRLGFSQ from the coding sequence ATGACGTGGAGCCACCCGCGTGGCTACGATCCCATGGTTGCCTGTTCCAGACTTTGGTTTGAGAAGACCGGAGTGGCCATCGAATGGGATAAGCGTTCGCTTCAGGATTTTGAATCGTTTCCCGTGGAGGAACTGGCGCGCAGCTATGATCTGATCGTGATTGATCATCCGCATGTCGGGCAGATCACGGCTGAGCATTGTCTTGCTCCGCTCGATGTTCCCGGTCGGGAGATTGAACGCGACGGCCTGAGTAAAGGCAGCGTCGGGCAATCTTATCCGAGTTATCATTGGCAAGGTCATCAATGGGCCTTTCCCGTTGATACGGCAACGCAGGTCTGTGCGTGGCGGCCCGATCTTCTGAAGCAATCACCAAAAACTTGGGACGAGATGTTGGTCCTTGCCAGAGAGGGCAGGGTTCTTCTTCCGCTCAGGCCACCGCATTCCCTCATGACGTTCTATACTCTGTGCGGAAATCTCGGCACTCCCTGCGCAACGGCATCGGGCGAATTGATCAATCGGGAGCACGGTATGCGTGTTCTGGAAATGATGCGCGAGATCAGTGCGCTTGTTGATCCAGCCCGTTTTGAGATGGACCCGATTGCTGTGCTTGAACGAATGGCTGAGAGCGGATCACAAATCGCCTGCGCGCCCCTGATTTATGGCTACGTCAATTATGCGATCAAAGGCTTCCGGCCCAATCTCGTTGCTTTTGCCGATATTCCTGCTGCGGGTGAAAATGGCCCGATCGGGTCAGCACTTGGTGGAACAGGTATTACCGTCTCGGCATTTTCAGCACATCGCGCAAAGGCCATTGATTTTGCCTACTGGATAGCCAGCGGCGATATACAACGTGGCCTTTATGCGGAGGCTGGCGGTCAGCCCGGACATGCTGATGCGTGGGAAGATGAAGCGGTCAACGCTGCCACGTCAGATTTCTATGTAGCAACACGCATGACGCTTGAGGCTGCCTGGGTGCGTCCACGTCACAATGGCTATATGGCGTTTCAGCAATCAGCATCGGATAGGATCAATCAGGGGTTGCAGAGCTGGCAGAACACCGGAAGCGTGATTGACGATCTGAATGCTCAATTCCGGCTTGGTTTTAGTCAATAA
- a CDS encoding LysR family transcriptional regulator has protein sequence MDLRQLRYFITVAEELHFGRAAARLNMTQPPLSQTILALEEEIGVELFARTKRSVVLTPAGAQWLDHVQKILDDAAALPSIARQLAQGTSGTLKLSFVSTADYSLLPTLLGLYKADYPDVQITLQEATSDLQIEALLQGDIHAGLIIPPQATLHASLSYLPLLQEELVAAVPEQWLLSGRLKSLNGKLDIATALSDPLIIFPRRSAPAFHDVITGYYTANGAAPLIGQEAIQMQTMISLVSARMGIALVPASLQNLGRTGVRYLKLSGEPPVIETGLIWRRDDPSPTLNHLVAIAGKISELP, from the coding sequence ATGGATCTGCGTCAGCTACGCTACTTTATCACTGTTGCCGAGGAACTGCATTTCGGCCGGGCTGCCGCACGACTGAACATGACCCAACCGCCCCTCAGCCAGACTATTCTCGCACTCGAAGAAGAAATCGGTGTGGAACTGTTTGCACGCACCAAGCGCAGTGTTGTGCTGACACCAGCAGGTGCGCAATGGCTTGATCATGTGCAAAAAATTCTGGATGACGCGGCAGCATTGCCCAGCATCGCCCGGCAACTCGCGCAGGGAACATCCGGCACACTGAAGCTCAGCTTCGTCAGCACCGCCGATTACAGTCTGCTGCCAACGCTGCTCGGCCTCTACAAAGCCGATTATCCCGATGTGCAAATCACATTGCAGGAGGCAACGAGCGATCTCCAGATCGAAGCATTGTTGCAGGGCGATATTCATGCAGGTCTGATCATTCCGCCGCAGGCGACGCTTCACGCCTCACTGTCCTATCTGCCGCTGCTTCAGGAAGAGCTTGTGGCCGCCGTACCGGAGCAATGGTTGCTATCAGGAAGATTGAAAAGCCTGAATGGCAAACTGGACATTGCCACAGCCTTGTCGGACCCCCTGATTATCTTTCCTCGCCGCAGCGCGCCAGCCTTTCACGATGTGATCACCGGCTATTATACGGCAAATGGCGCCGCTCCACTTATTGGGCAGGAAGCGATCCAGATGCAAACGATGATCAGCCTTGTCTCCGCTAGAATGGGGATCGCGCTGGTGCCGGCATCACTGCAAAATCTTGGCCGCACCGGTGTGCGCTATCTGAAACTATCCGGCGAGCCGCCTGTGATTGAAACCGGGCTGATCTGGCGCAGGGATGATCCATCCCCTACCCTGAACCATCTGGTGGCTATCGCTGGGAAAATCAGCGAATTGCCTTGA